One window from the genome of Alosa alosa isolate M-15738 ecotype Scorff River chromosome 15, AALO_Geno_1.1, whole genome shotgun sequence encodes:
- the LOC125308407 gene encoding protein IWS1 homolog isoform X2 produces MDGEDEFFSGNHSDDGSGTPVQDENAPGSDADEDMRSEPRHSEDEGSDGEGDAAGSRANGGGSGSDRDVGRGEDSDSDKDGPGHDSDSEPERPRPADSDDDEEEAASPPKRRGSTSENEEEQKPNASDSENEEPSKPQPAPSDAGSDSENEAPKRKKIIDSDEDDDDDTKADDKKEEGSGKWKGVMQSDSEEEDEGRAKPDAGSDQEQEGQSRRVAEDSDDDEDKPVKRKKAILSDSEDDDDEKVAKKSRPMSAGENSDSDAASDIAEKTHAAKLRELGSDSEEEEKPKEDSEKKDEKTLFGSDSESGEDEEEKMIADIFGESGDEDEEFTGFNQEELEGEKAKPQDSKAVAADDSDSDEGVDRGGRDTISDFMSDFDMMLARKKAQSKKRRRNRDGGTFISDADDVVSAMITKMTEAAEEDRTLNSQKKPALKKLTLLPTVVMHLKKQDLKETFIDSGVMSAIKEWISPLPDKSLPALRIREELLRILQELPSVSQETLKHSGIGRAVMFLYKHPKESRGNKNLALKLINEWSRPIFGLSSNYKCMTREEREQRDLDQQVAPRGRRLSEPEKVDRPQEPDVFAPPPPSSGGQTPRRDLEKVLTGEEKALRPGDPGFCARARVPMPSNKDYVVRPKWNVDTDSNRIGSFKKGISRLEKHKRRIADERRRRRLQGAVKISVEGNHMPL; encoded by the exons ATGGACGGTGAAGATGAGTTCTTTTCCGGGAACCACTCTG ATGATGGCAGTGGCACCCCTGTCCAAGATGAAAACGCACCAGGCTCTGACGCAGACGAGGATATGAGAAGCGAACCTCGCCACTCCGAG GACGAGGGAAGTGACGGCGAGGGAGACGCTGCTGGTAGTAGAGCTAACGGTGGAGGCAGCGGTTCAGACCGGGACGTGGGCAGGGGTGAGGACAGTGACTCTGATAAGGATGGACCAGGGCATGACAGTGATTCTGAGCCTGAACGTCCCAGACCTGCGGATAGTGATGACGATGAGGAAGAGGCTGCTTCGCCTCCCAAACGCAGAGGCAGTACCTCAGAGAACGAGGAAGAACAAAAACCGAACGCCAGCGACTCCGAGAACGAGGAGCCAAGTAAACCCCAGCCGGCACCTTCGGACGCAGGAAGTGACTCTGAAAACGAGGCCCccaagagaaagaaaataataGATTCGGACGAGGATGATGACGATGACACAAAAGCAGACGATAAAAAGGAGGAAGGGAGCGGGAAATGGAAGGGAGTTATGCAGTCAGACAGCGAGGAAGAGGATGAAGGGCGGGCTAAACCTGATGCGGGAAGTGACCAAGAGCAGGAGGGTCAGTCGCGACGAGTTGCAGAAGATAGCGATGATGACGAGGATAAGCCAG TGAAGAGGAAGAAGGCCATTCTCTCAGACAGTGAAGACGATGATGATGAGAAAG TCGCCAAGAAGAGCCGCCCGATGTCAGCCGGAGAGAACTCGGACAGCGATGCTGCCTCTGACATAGCAGAGAAGACCCATGCCGCCAAACTGCGCGAGCTGGGCTCAGACagcgaggaagaggagaagcCAAAAGAAGACAGTGAGAAAAAAGACGAGAAAACGCTGTTTGGCAGCGACAGTGAGTCCGGAGAGGACGAAGAGGA AAAAATGATCGCAGACATCTTTGGAGAGTCAGGAGATGAGGATGAAGAGTTTACT GGCTTCAATCAGGAAGagctggagggagagaaggctAAACCACAGGACTCCAAGGCAGTCGCAGCTGATGACTCAGACTCTGATGAAGGAGTAGATCGGGGTGGTAGAGA CACAATATCCGACTTCATGTCTGACTTTGACATGATGCTGGCTCGGAAAAAGGCCCAGAGCAAAAAGCGCAGAAGAAACAGAGATGGTGGAACGTTCATCAGTGACGCAGATGATGTCGTGAGCGCCATGATTACCAAGATGACAGAGGCAGCAGAG GAGGACAGAACACTAAATAGCCAAAAGAAACCAGCTTTGAAAAAACTCACCCTGCTTCCAACAGTAGTTATGCACCTCAAAAA GCAGGATCTGAAGGAGACGTTCATTGACAGTGGTGTGATGTCCGCCATCAAGGAATGGATCAGTCCGTTGCCAGACAAGAGCCTCCCTGCCCTCAGGATCAGAGAAGAGCTGCTCAGGATTCTACAGGAA CTGCCCAGCGTCAGTCAGGAGACCCTGAAGCACAGTGGGATTGGCCGTGCCGTCATGTTCCTCTACAAGCACCCCAAAGAGTCACGCGGCAACAAAAACCTCGCCCTCAAACTCATCA ATGAGTGGTCCAGGCCAATCTTCGGGTTATCGTCCAACTATAAATGCATGACCAGAGAGGAGCGAGAACAACGAGACCTGGACCAACAGGTTGCCCCTCGCGGCAGACGCCTCAG TGAGCCCGAGAAGGTGGACAGGCCCCAGGAGCCGGATGTCTTTGCCCCCCCTCCACCCAg cTCAGGGGGACAGACACCACGCAGGGATCTGGAGAAAGTGCTGACAGGAGAGGAAAA AGCCCTTCGCCCGGGTGACCCAGGCTTCTGCGCACGTGCCCGAGTGCCCATGCCCTCGAACAAAGATTACGTGGTCCGGCCCAAATGGAATGTAGACACAGACTCCAACCGG ATTGGTTCCTTTAAGAAAGGCATAAGTCGCTTGGAGAAGCACAAGCGGCGCATTGCCGATGAGCGGAGGCGGCGACGCTTACAGGGGGCCGTGAAGATCAGTGTGGAGGGCAACCACATGCCCTTGTAG
- the LOC125308407 gene encoding protein IWS1 homolog isoform X1: MDGEDEFFSGNHSDDGSGTPVQDENAPGSDADEDMRSEPRHSEDEGSDGEGDAAGSRANGGGSGSDRDVGRGEDSDSDKDGPGHDSDSEPERPRPADSDDDEEEAASPPKRRGSTSENEEEQKPNASDSENEEPSKPQPAPSDAGSDSENEAPKRKKIIDSDEDDDDDTKADDKKEEGSGKWKGVMQSDSEEEDEGRAKPDAGSDQEQEGQSRRVAEDSDDDEDKPVKRKKAILSDSEDDDDEKVAKKSRPMSAGENSDSDAASDIAEKTHAAKLRELGSDSEEEEKPKEDSEKKDEKTLFGSDSESGEDEEEKMIADIFGESGDEDEEFTGFNQEELEGEKAKPQDSKAVAADDSDSDEGVDRGGRDTISDFMSDFDMMLARKKAQSKKRRRNRDGGTFISDADDVVSAMITKMTEAAEEDRTLNSQKKPALKKLTLLPTVVMHLKKQDLKETFIDSGVMSAIKEWISPLPDKSLPALRIREELLRILQELPSVSQETLKHSGIGRAVMFLYKHPKESRGNKNLALKLINEWSRPIFGLSSNYKCMTREEREQRDLDQQVAPRGRRLSEPEKVDRPQEPDVFAPPPPSSGGQTPRRDLEKVLTGEEKALRPGDPGFCARARVPMPSNKDYVVRPKWNVDTDSNRGPVVKKAMSRVDKQMRRFADIRRLTKTGHAVKISVEGNRMPL, translated from the exons ATGGACGGTGAAGATGAGTTCTTTTCCGGGAACCACTCTG ATGATGGCAGTGGCACCCCTGTCCAAGATGAAAACGCACCAGGCTCTGACGCAGACGAGGATATGAGAAGCGAACCTCGCCACTCCGAG GACGAGGGAAGTGACGGCGAGGGAGACGCTGCTGGTAGTAGAGCTAACGGTGGAGGCAGCGGTTCAGACCGGGACGTGGGCAGGGGTGAGGACAGTGACTCTGATAAGGATGGACCAGGGCATGACAGTGATTCTGAGCCTGAACGTCCCAGACCTGCGGATAGTGATGACGATGAGGAAGAGGCTGCTTCGCCTCCCAAACGCAGAGGCAGTACCTCAGAGAACGAGGAAGAACAAAAACCGAACGCCAGCGACTCCGAGAACGAGGAGCCAAGTAAACCCCAGCCGGCACCTTCGGACGCAGGAAGTGACTCTGAAAACGAGGCCCccaagagaaagaaaataataGATTCGGACGAGGATGATGACGATGACACAAAAGCAGACGATAAAAAGGAGGAAGGGAGCGGGAAATGGAAGGGAGTTATGCAGTCAGACAGCGAGGAAGAGGATGAAGGGCGGGCTAAACCTGATGCGGGAAGTGACCAAGAGCAGGAGGGTCAGTCGCGACGAGTTGCAGAAGATAGCGATGATGACGAGGATAAGCCAG TGAAGAGGAAGAAGGCCATTCTCTCAGACAGTGAAGACGATGATGATGAGAAAG TCGCCAAGAAGAGCCGCCCGATGTCAGCCGGAGAGAACTCGGACAGCGATGCTGCCTCTGACATAGCAGAGAAGACCCATGCCGCCAAACTGCGCGAGCTGGGCTCAGACagcgaggaagaggagaagcCAAAAGAAGACAGTGAGAAAAAAGACGAGAAAACGCTGTTTGGCAGCGACAGTGAGTCCGGAGAGGACGAAGAGGA AAAAATGATCGCAGACATCTTTGGAGAGTCAGGAGATGAGGATGAAGAGTTTACT GGCTTCAATCAGGAAGagctggagggagagaaggctAAACCACAGGACTCCAAGGCAGTCGCAGCTGATGACTCAGACTCTGATGAAGGAGTAGATCGGGGTGGTAGAGA CACAATATCCGACTTCATGTCTGACTTTGACATGATGCTGGCTCGGAAAAAGGCCCAGAGCAAAAAGCGCAGAAGAAACAGAGATGGTGGAACGTTCATCAGTGACGCAGATGATGTCGTGAGCGCCATGATTACCAAGATGACAGAGGCAGCAGAG GAGGACAGAACACTAAATAGCCAAAAGAAACCAGCTTTGAAAAAACTCACCCTGCTTCCAACAGTAGTTATGCACCTCAAAAA GCAGGATCTGAAGGAGACGTTCATTGACAGTGGTGTGATGTCCGCCATCAAGGAATGGATCAGTCCGTTGCCAGACAAGAGCCTCCCTGCCCTCAGGATCAGAGAAGAGCTGCTCAGGATTCTACAGGAA CTGCCCAGCGTCAGTCAGGAGACCCTGAAGCACAGTGGGATTGGCCGTGCCGTCATGTTCCTCTACAAGCACCCCAAAGAGTCACGCGGCAACAAAAACCTCGCCCTCAAACTCATCA ATGAGTGGTCCAGGCCAATCTTCGGGTTATCGTCCAACTATAAATGCATGACCAGAGAGGAGCGAGAACAACGAGACCTGGACCAACAGGTTGCCCCTCGCGGCAGACGCCTCAG TGAGCCCGAGAAGGTGGACAGGCCCCAGGAGCCGGATGTCTTTGCCCCCCCTCCACCCAg cTCAGGGGGACAGACACCACGCAGGGATCTGGAGAAAGTGCTGACAGGAGAGGAAAA AGCCCTTCGCCCGGGTGACCCAGGCTTCTGCGCACGTGCCCGAGTGCCCATGCCCTCGAACAAAGATTACGTGGTCCGGCCCAAATGGAATGTAGACACAGACTCCAACCGG GGTCCAGTCGTCAAGAAGGCCATGTCTCGCGTGGACAAACAGATGCGTCGTTTCGCCGATATCCGCCGCCTGACCAAGACTGGCCATGCAGTCAAGATCAGCGTAGAGGGCAACCGCATGCCCCTTTGA
- the LOC125308407 gene encoding protein IWS1 homolog isoform X3, translating to MDGEDEFFSGNHSDDGSGTPVQDENAPGSDADEDMRSEPRHSEDEGSDGEGDAAGSRANGGGSGSDRDVGRGEDSDSDKDGPGHDSDSEPERPRPADSDDDEEEAASPPKRRGSTSENEEEQKPNASDSENEEPSKPQPAPSDAGSDSENEAPKRKKIIDSDEDDDDDTKADDKKEEGSGKWKGVMQSDSEEEDEGRAKPDAGSDQEQEGQSRRVAEDSDDDEDKPVKRKKAILSDSEDDDDEKVAKKSRPMSAGENSDSDAASDIAEKTHAAKLRELGSDSEEEEKPKEDSEKKDEKTLFGSDSESGEDEEEKMIADIFGESGDEDEEFTGFNQEELEGEKAKPQDSKAVAADDSDSDEGVDRGGRDTISDFMSDFDMMLARKKAQSKKRRRNRDGGTFISDADDVVSAMITKMTEAAEEDRTLNSQKKPALKKLTLLPTVVMHLKKQDLKETFIDSGVMSAIKEWISPLPDKSLPALRIREELLRILQELPSVSQETLKHSGIGRAVMFLYKHPKESRGNKNLALKLINEWSRPIFGLSSNYKCMTREEREQRDLDQQVAPRGRRLSSGGQTPRRDLEKVLTGEEKALRPGDPGFCARARVPMPSNKDYVVRPKWNVDTDSNRGPVVKKAMSRVDKQMRRFADIRRLTKTGHAVKISVEGNRMPL from the exons ATGGACGGTGAAGATGAGTTCTTTTCCGGGAACCACTCTG ATGATGGCAGTGGCACCCCTGTCCAAGATGAAAACGCACCAGGCTCTGACGCAGACGAGGATATGAGAAGCGAACCTCGCCACTCCGAG GACGAGGGAAGTGACGGCGAGGGAGACGCTGCTGGTAGTAGAGCTAACGGTGGAGGCAGCGGTTCAGACCGGGACGTGGGCAGGGGTGAGGACAGTGACTCTGATAAGGATGGACCAGGGCATGACAGTGATTCTGAGCCTGAACGTCCCAGACCTGCGGATAGTGATGACGATGAGGAAGAGGCTGCTTCGCCTCCCAAACGCAGAGGCAGTACCTCAGAGAACGAGGAAGAACAAAAACCGAACGCCAGCGACTCCGAGAACGAGGAGCCAAGTAAACCCCAGCCGGCACCTTCGGACGCAGGAAGTGACTCTGAAAACGAGGCCCccaagagaaagaaaataataGATTCGGACGAGGATGATGACGATGACACAAAAGCAGACGATAAAAAGGAGGAAGGGAGCGGGAAATGGAAGGGAGTTATGCAGTCAGACAGCGAGGAAGAGGATGAAGGGCGGGCTAAACCTGATGCGGGAAGTGACCAAGAGCAGGAGGGTCAGTCGCGACGAGTTGCAGAAGATAGCGATGATGACGAGGATAAGCCAG TGAAGAGGAAGAAGGCCATTCTCTCAGACAGTGAAGACGATGATGATGAGAAAG TCGCCAAGAAGAGCCGCCCGATGTCAGCCGGAGAGAACTCGGACAGCGATGCTGCCTCTGACATAGCAGAGAAGACCCATGCCGCCAAACTGCGCGAGCTGGGCTCAGACagcgaggaagaggagaagcCAAAAGAAGACAGTGAGAAAAAAGACGAGAAAACGCTGTTTGGCAGCGACAGTGAGTCCGGAGAGGACGAAGAGGA AAAAATGATCGCAGACATCTTTGGAGAGTCAGGAGATGAGGATGAAGAGTTTACT GGCTTCAATCAGGAAGagctggagggagagaaggctAAACCACAGGACTCCAAGGCAGTCGCAGCTGATGACTCAGACTCTGATGAAGGAGTAGATCGGGGTGGTAGAGA CACAATATCCGACTTCATGTCTGACTTTGACATGATGCTGGCTCGGAAAAAGGCCCAGAGCAAAAAGCGCAGAAGAAACAGAGATGGTGGAACGTTCATCAGTGACGCAGATGATGTCGTGAGCGCCATGATTACCAAGATGACAGAGGCAGCAGAG GAGGACAGAACACTAAATAGCCAAAAGAAACCAGCTTTGAAAAAACTCACCCTGCTTCCAACAGTAGTTATGCACCTCAAAAA GCAGGATCTGAAGGAGACGTTCATTGACAGTGGTGTGATGTCCGCCATCAAGGAATGGATCAGTCCGTTGCCAGACAAGAGCCTCCCTGCCCTCAGGATCAGAGAAGAGCTGCTCAGGATTCTACAGGAA CTGCCCAGCGTCAGTCAGGAGACCCTGAAGCACAGTGGGATTGGCCGTGCCGTCATGTTCCTCTACAAGCACCCCAAAGAGTCACGCGGCAACAAAAACCTCGCCCTCAAACTCATCA ATGAGTGGTCCAGGCCAATCTTCGGGTTATCGTCCAACTATAAATGCATGACCAGAGAGGAGCGAGAACAACGAGACCTGGACCAACAGGTTGCCCCTCGCGGCAGACGCCTCAG cTCAGGGGGACAGACACCACGCAGGGATCTGGAGAAAGTGCTGACAGGAGAGGAAAA AGCCCTTCGCCCGGGTGACCCAGGCTTCTGCGCACGTGCCCGAGTGCCCATGCCCTCGAACAAAGATTACGTGGTCCGGCCCAAATGGAATGTAGACACAGACTCCAACCGG GGTCCAGTCGTCAAGAAGGCCATGTCTCGCGTGGACAAACAGATGCGTCGTTTCGCCGATATCCGCCGCCTGACCAAGACTGGCCATGCAGTCAAGATCAGCGTAGAGGGCAACCGCATGCCCCTTTGA
- the ccdc82 gene encoding coiled-coil domain-containing protein 82, which produces MFKNWGKRNKYGTAPKRVDGTKTRQPFLDDSDEESLASTTSVSCSESEFESYSSGSDTSVDSDKKKSKKKESSDDSDDSSESEEKVVSRNSRKRSAPSATALNDSSSDSDSDVGVPVRKMDKNKRFKRIKTDDDTKQTDAKRKERQRKLAELVQRRKQGVSRSQRRRASTQKSDSDEPENSKEAGSQEKDEEKEEEEEEEVAAPTMVRSSDENSASEDDSLKDFIVEDEGGQNKNDGDDAEKIDVLSQLPSQFITKSPLIHFQVVVKSLLINVLDDNFLKSLYSGERTKRYALEMKESLHYFDERLVLPRLENLKLRSRWKERYKHRVECYPQVQVKLTQSGRRCEACELDRTGRFSVVLSGQLYDTKTLQEDHFLPEDKQSFCVGSVCASRTEVYHALKHFKYHLFVGCRTVIEEHTKKDGDGDPEQGDEEPVKETVKKVFASLLQNGWINEQYDSLQEHLNKADFFQEEKLD; this is translated from the coding sequence ATGTTCAAAAATTGGGGGAAACGTAATAAATACGGCACAGCGCCAAAGCGTGTTGATGGCACGAAGACGCGCCAACCCTTCCTGGATGACAGCGACGAAGAGTCCCTGGCCAGCACTACAAGTGTTAGTTGTTCAGAGAGCGAGTTTGAAAGTTACTCCAGTGGGTCTGACACCTCGGTTGACTCGGAtaagaaaaaaagtaaaaagaaagaaagctctGACGACAGTGATGATAGCAGCGAAAGTGAGGAAAAAGTGGTTTCTCGGAACAGTCGAAAGCGCTCGGCCCCAAGTGCTACAGCGCTGAACGACAGCTCAAGTGATTCAGACAGCGATGTTGGTGTACCTGTCAGAAAAATGGACAAGAACAAGAGGTTTAAAAGGAtaaaaacagatgacgacaCCAAGCAAACAGATGCTAAACGGAAAGAGCGACAACGCAAACTCGCTGAATTGGTTCAAAGGAGAAAACAGGGTGTTTCCAGGTCTCAAAGGCGACGAGCTTCAACTCAGAAGTCGGACAGCGACGAACCCGAGAATTCCAAAGAGGCTGGTAGCCaggagaaagatgaagagaaagaggaggaggaagaagaagaggtcGCGGCTCCTACGATGGTGCGAAGCAGCGATGAGAACAGTGCGTCAGAGGATGATAGCCTCAAAGACTTCATAGTGGAAGACGAGGGGGGGCAGAATAAAAATGACGGCGACGACGCAGAAAAGATAGATGTACTTTCTCAGCTTCCATCGCAGTTCATTACCAAGTCCCCACTCATTCACTTTCAAGTGGTGGTGAAGTCTTTGCTAATAAATGTCCTGGATGACAACTTCTTGAAGTCCTTGTACAGTGGCGAGCGGACCAAGCGCTATGCGCTGGAGATGAAGGAGTCTTTGCACTATTTTGACGAAAGATTAGTCCTACCGCGGCTGGAGAATCTTAAACTTAGGAGCCGCTGGAAGGAGCGCTACAAACATCGTGTGGAGTGCTACCCACAGGTGCAGGTAAAGCTTACCCAAAGTGGACGGAGGTGTGAGGCTTGCGAGCTAGACCGCACCGGACGTTTCTCTGTGGTGCTGTCTGGCCAGCTTTATGACACGAAAACTTTGCAGGAAGATCACTTTTTGCCCGAAGACAAGCAGAGCTTCTGTGTTGGCTCTGTCTGCGCCAGCCGAACAGAGGTGTACCACGCGCTGAAACACTTCAAATACCACCTCTTTGTGGGCTGCCGCACAGTGATCGAGGAACACACCAAgaaagatggagatggagacccAGAACAAGGAGATGAAGAGCCTGTGAAGGAGACAGTCAAGAAAGTTTTTGCTTCGCTCCTCCAGAATGGCTGGATCAATGAGCAATATGACAGTCTTCAGGAGCACCTTAACAAGGCAGACTTCTTCCAAGAGGAGAAATTGGATTAG
- the LOC125308408 gene encoding coagulation factor IX — protein MAVLVRWLFTPLLLACILLATLEAKVFLEPQRALGLLRVRRPRANSFLEEIKPGNLERECYEETCSQEEVYEIFQTREKTMEFWHAYQDINHCRFNPCLNGGICSGGRHGYHCVCSPLYEGKSCEKEVFDCEHKNGGCLQYCRNWDRTTAVTCSCAEGYELEEDGKSCKETVRFPCGKQWIGGSLYRNLLSNDTQPLYTLSPNSTQPDWDNSTLGQGNSSDPVGGYYRDLQELEGNDTRIVGGQLQKQGGSPWQVLLRRADGYGFCGGTLIYERWVVTAAHCLQDIPDHVTIGDYDKKRPDPGEQKIAVAHTIPHPFFHEYTFDSDIALLYLAQPVQLGPFATPVCLPNPNLSRHLLRDGIMGVTTGWGATRYLGPSSRFLRKVALPVIDHMKCMGSTEQFITDNMFCAGFEVIEKDACSGDSGGPFVVNYRGTWFLTGVVSWGEQCAAKGKYGVYTRLGNYLSWIRDTISTHEHRATATERP, from the exons ATGGCTGTGCTTGTGCGATGGCTGTTTACTCCTCTCCTGCTCGCCTGCATACTCCTCGCCACTCTGGAAGCTAAAG TCTTTCTTGAGCCTCAGAGGGCCCTAGGTCTGTTGAGGGTCAGGAGACCACGAGCCAACTCCTTCCTGGAGGAGATCAAGCCTGGGAATCTGGAGAGGGAGTGCTACGAGGAGACCTGCTCCCAGGAGGAGGTCTACGAGATCTTCCAGACTAGAGAGAAGACG ATGGAGTTTTGGCATGCATATCAAG ATATCAACCACTGTCGTTTTAACCCATGTCTGAATGGTGGGATTTGCTCAGGGGGACGGCATGGATACCACTGTGTCTGCTCCCCACTCTATGAGGGCAAGAGCTGTGAAAAAG AGGTCTTTGACTGTGAGCATAAGAATGGTGGCTGCCTGCAGTACTGCAGAAATTGGGACCGCACCACAGCAGTGACGTGCAGCTGCGCTGAGGGCTATGAGCTGGAGGAGGATGGAAAGAGTTGCAAGGAGACAG TGCGGTTTCCCTGTGGTAAGCAGTGGATTGGCGGCTCGTTGTACCGCAACCTCCTCTCCAACGACACCCAGCCCCTCTACACACTGAGCCCCAACTCCACACAGCCAGACTGGGATAACTCCACCCTTGGACAAGGTAACTCCAGTGACCCTGTAGGAGGATACTACAGAGACCTGCAGGAACTGGAAGGCAACGACACACGCATCGTTGGGGGGCAGCTCCAGAAACAGGGAGGAAGCCCCTGGCAG gttCTCCTCCGCAGGGCTGATGGCTACGGCTTCTGTGGAGGGACATTAATTTACGAGCGTTGGGTGGTCACTGCTGCTCACTGCCTGCAGGACATTCCAGACCATGTGACTATAG GTGACTATGACAAGAAGCGTCCGGATCCGGGTGAGCAAAAGATAGCAGTGGCACACACAATACCCCACCCTTTCTTCCACGAGTACACCTTCGACAGCGACATTGCTCTTCTTTACCTGGCCCAACCTGTCCAGCTGGGTCCGTTTGCCACCCCAGTCTGCCTTCCCAATCCAAACCTGTCCCGGCACCTGCTGCGCGACGGCATCATGGGGGTCACCACCGGATGGGGGGCCACCCGCTACCTCGGCCCCTCCTCGCGTTTCCTCCGAAAGGTGGCACTTCCCGTGATCGACCATATGAAGTGCATGGGCTCCACTGAGCAG TTTATCACAGACAACATGTTCTGTGCTGGATTCGAGGTGATTGAAAAGGACGCCTGTTCGGGGGACAGTGGTGGGCCATTTGTGGTTAACTACAGAGGCACCTGGTTCCTCACAGGAGTGGTCAGCTGGGGAGAGCAGTGTGCGGCTAAAGGGAAGTATGGTGTGTACACACGGCTGGGGAATTACCTGAGCTGGATACGAGACACCATATCTACACACGAGCACAGGGCAACAGCTACAGAACGGCCTTAA